Proteins encoded in a region of the Cytobacillus pseudoceanisediminis genome:
- a CDS encoding NADPH-dependent FMN reductase — MKLTIINGSPRLKGRTGIASRYIARKYNAELIDLSLGEIPLYNGTEDQYQLPAVRKLRQQIADSDGVVLASPEYHSAMSGALKNALDFLGSEQFAHKPVGLLVVAGGGKGGINALNNLRIAGRGVYANVIPKQLVLDPHCFDYENDGLYEEPAQLVEGLMKELQVYMKAYGQIKQELK, encoded by the coding sequence ATGAAGCTTACAATTATTAATGGAAGCCCGCGATTGAAAGGAAGAACGGGAATAGCGTCTCGTTATATTGCAAGGAAATATAACGCTGAACTGATCGATTTAAGTCTTGGAGAAATTCCTTTATATAATGGTACAGAAGATCAATATCAGCTGCCTGCCGTTAGAAAGCTGCGCCAGCAGATTGCAGACTCTGATGGGGTCGTTCTAGCTTCCCCTGAGTACCACAGTGCCATGAGCGGAGCTCTAAAGAATGCGCTGGATTTTCTCGGAAGTGAGCAATTTGCCCATAAGCCAGTCGGCTTGCTTGTTGTGGCAGGAGGCGGAAAAGGCGGCATCAATGCCCTGAATAATTTAAGAATTGCCGGCAGAGGCGTATATGCCAATGTCATTCCTAAGCAGCTGGTCCTGGATCCGCATTGTTTTGATTATGAAAATGATGGCCTTTATGAGGAACCTGCCCAACTTGTTGAGGGGTTAATGAAAGAACTTCAGGTATATATGAAGGCATATGGCCAGATTAAGCAGGAATTAAAATAA
- a CDS encoding response regulator encodes MAIKVLIADDHHVVRRGLVFFLKTQPEIEIIGEAKNGREAVEMMQTNQPDVVLMDLDMPVMNGIEATRQIKASCPEVKIMILTSFSDQDHVIPAIEAGASGYQLKDIEPDILVQAIIQLMKGENQLHPKATSHLLTHLTNKNSTERQPLEELTKRELEVLREIAKGKSNKEIASSLYITEKTVKTHVSNLLSKLELADRTQAALYAVRHGIAESN; translated from the coding sequence ATGGCGATCAAGGTTTTAATAGCGGACGATCATCATGTTGTAAGAAGGGGTCTTGTATTTTTTCTGAAAACACAGCCGGAAATAGAAATCATCGGAGAAGCAAAGAACGGCCGTGAAGCTGTAGAGATGATGCAAACGAATCAGCCTGATGTTGTATTAATGGACTTGGATATGCCTGTAATGAATGGTATTGAAGCCACCAGGCAAATTAAAGCGAGCTGCCCTGAAGTGAAAATCATGATACTTACAAGCTTTTCAGATCAGGATCATGTGATTCCGGCAATTGAGGCAGGGGCCTCAGGATATCAGCTGAAGGATATTGAGCCGGATATTCTTGTCCAGGCAATTATCCAGCTGATGAAAGGGGAGAACCAGCTGCATCCAAAAGCCACCTCCCATCTGCTCACACATTTAACGAATAAAAACAGTACAGAAAGACAGCCGCTGGAAGAACTGACAAAAAGAGAACTGGAGGTTCTGCGGGAGATTGCAAAAGGGAAGAGCAATAAAGAAATTGCTTCATCCCTTTATATAACAGAAAAGACAGTCAAGACCCATGTTTCCAACTTATTGTCCAAATTGGAACTTGCGGACAGAACACAGGCAGCACTTTATGCAGTTCGTCATGGTATTGCAGAGTCAAATTAA